The following are from one region of the Marinitoga litoralis genome:
- a CDS encoding DegV family protein, with product MSVKILTDSTSYLDDEICNKLDIKKISLYVSWDNLSMKEVEVDNNEFYRMIEEKGIPKSSQPSVGEMYEEMKKIVEKGDSLVCVFLSSEMSGTYSSALMVKDMILKDYKDAKIEIIDSKSNCMQLGFAVMAGAKAVKEGKTLDEVVEAINQNIRRSRFLFIPDNLEYLKKGGRIGSAKALIGNILKIIPILTVEDGKTSILTKVRTKKNAVATMVNKVIKDKSIYGLKEIVVHHINCYEEAIELSKVVKEKLSIKPKIVDIGPVIGLHVGPGAIGLVYYTEKDMR from the coding sequence ATGTCAGTAAAGATTTTAACAGATAGTACAAGTTATTTAGATGATGAAATATGTAATAAACTAGATATAAAAAAGATTTCGCTTTATGTATCTTGGGATAATCTAAGCATGAAGGAAGTTGAAGTAGATAATAATGAATTTTATCGCATGATTGAAGAAAAGGGGATACCAAAATCCTCTCAACCTTCTGTTGGAGAAATGTACGAAGAAATGAAAAAAATTGTTGAAAAAGGCGATAGCCTTGTTTGTGTTTTTCTTTCATCAGAAATGAGTGGAACCTATTCCTCAGCACTTATGGTGAAAGATATGATACTTAAAGACTATAAAGATGCAAAAATAGAAATTATTGACTCTAAGTCTAATTGTATGCAACTTGGTTTTGCCGTAATGGCAGGAGCTAAAGCTGTAAAGGAAGGGAAGACATTAGATGAAGTTGTAGAGGCTATAAACCAAAATATCAGAAGAAGCAGGTTTTTGTTTATACCTGATAATCTGGAATATTTGAAAAAGGGTGGAAGAATAGGATCTGCTAAAGCACTTATTGGGAATATTTTAAAGATTATTCCTATATTAACAGTTGAAGATGGGAAAACATCAATATTAACTAAAGTTAGAACTAAGAAAAATGCAGTTGCAACAATGGTAAATAAGGTTATTAAGGATAAATCAATTTATGGTCTAAAAGAAATTGTTGTTCATCATATCAATTGTTATGAAGAAGCAATAGAACTTTCAAAAGTTGTGAAAGAGAAGTTAAGTATTAAACCAAAAATCGTAGATATAGGACCTGTAATTGGACTTCATGTAGGCCCGGGTGCTATAGGACTAGTTTATTATACAGAAAAGGATATGAGGTAA
- a CDS encoding glycosyltransferase, translating into MRIAFLNPQGNFDKNSSYLTEHPDFGGQLIYVREVAMELSKLGVNVDIFTRKIDDNDWPEFKYDFDNYDGYDNLNIIRIPFGGEKFLRKELLWPFLKDFAQGIKSYYEKNNIKPDFITTHYGDGGIAGAIFEKMSKIPFSFTAHSLGAQKLDKLGVNIDNFEDFDNEYNFSIRINAERIAMNRSAFNIVSTNLERFEQYAHQLYNGAIDINDDSKFKVIPPGVNINIFSNISKEIDNKFWIEIEKNLIRDIKDTNKQYIVLSSRVDEKKNHIGAVKAYSQSKELQEIANLVIFVRGIKNGFEDIDKLSEKERKILLEIKEIIEKNNLIGKVSIFDVPGQEELASAYRYFVRKKSIFVLPAFYEPFGLAPIEAAAVGMAIVATKNGGPTEAFDNGNYGVLIDPFDTNNIIDGMIEGLKNFDKYSKLGKERVLKNYTWEITAKRYLENIEKYLKNPIKKDKYLEIPEYFFDSSKKIDNIILIEYLKNKNAR; encoded by the coding sequence ATGAGAATAGCTTTTTTAAATCCTCAAGGTAATTTTGATAAAAATAGCTCATATCTCACAGAACATCCTGATTTTGGTGGGCAATTGATATATGTTAGAGAAGTTGCAATGGAGTTATCTAAACTAGGTGTTAATGTTGATATATTCACTAGAAAAATCGATGATAATGATTGGCCGGAATTCAAATATGATTTTGATAATTATGATGGATATGATAATTTAAACATTATTAGAATTCCCTTTGGAGGGGAAAAATTTTTAAGGAAAGAATTATTATGGCCATTTCTTAAAGACTTTGCCCAAGGAATTAAAAGTTATTATGAAAAAAATAATATTAAGCCAGATTTTATTACTACTCATTATGGCGATGGAGGTATTGCTGGAGCAATATTTGAAAAAATGTCAAAAATACCTTTTTCTTTCACAGCGCATTCTTTAGGTGCTCAAAAATTAGATAAATTAGGTGTCAATATTGATAATTTTGAAGATTTTGATAATGAATATAACTTCTCTATTAGAATTAATGCAGAAAGAATTGCTATGAACAGATCAGCTTTTAATATTGTTAGTACAAATTTAGAAAGATTTGAACAATACGCACATCAACTATATAATGGCGCTATAGATATTAATGATGATTCTAAATTCAAAGTAATACCTCCTGGAGTAAATATTAATATTTTTTCAAATATAAGTAAGGAAATAGATAATAAATTCTGGATCGAAATAGAAAAAAACTTAATTAGAGATATAAAAGATACAAATAAACAGTATATTGTATTATCAAGCAGAGTTGATGAAAAGAAAAATCACATTGGTGCTGTAAAAGCTTATTCTCAATCAAAGGAATTACAAGAAATAGCTAATTTAGTAATTTTTGTACGAGGTATTAAAAATGGATTTGAGGATATAGATAAATTATCTGAAAAAGAAAGAAAAATATTATTAGAAATTAAAGAGATTATTGAAAAAAATAATTTAATAGGTAAAGTTTCAATTTTTGATGTTCCAGGCCAAGAAGAGTTAGCGAGCGCATATAGATATTTTGTTAGAAAAAAATCTATATTCGTTTTACCAGCCTTTTATGAGCCTTTTGGTTTAGCCCCAATAGAAGCTGCAGCTGTAGGGATGGCTATAGTTGCAACAAAAAATGGTGGCCCCACTGAAGCTTTTGACAATGGAAATTATGGAGTGTTAATTGATCCATTTGATACAAATAATATAATTGATGGTATGATAGAAGGACTTAAAAATTTTGACAAATATTCAAAATTAGGAAAAGAAAGAGTATTAAAAAATTATACATGGGAAATTACAGCTAAAAGATATCTTGAAAACATAGAAAAATATTTAAAAAATCCTATAAAGAAAGATAAATATCTTGAAATTCCAGAATATTTCTTTGATAGTTCTAAAAAAATAGACAATATTATACTAATTGAATACTTAAAAAACAAAAATGCCCGATAA
- a CDS encoding MJ1477/TM1410 family putative glycoside hydrolase, which translates to MSKELISITTIFLLLISFLFIPKKEIIEVPIIYQINGPNIDNIISNYRPKFVILDYSKDGTDEKKFTHDDINKLKILDIIPLAYLSIGEAEDYRYYWKDEWDENPPSWIDGENPNWPGNYKVKYWYDDWKNIIFDYLDKIIAQGFMGVYLDLIDSYKFWAKNGYDIEATASEMIKLVIEIAEYARKKNPIFLVVPQNGEDIIKYDYDNKYIHTISGIGVESLFYKKTKKNSDEYINSRLEYILKIKNNGKFVLVTDYVYNPKNPNEDIIKDFINLCNIYGFYGYPANVNQKLKDLSDALKYFKEVKE; encoded by the coding sequence ATGTCAAAAGAATTGATTAGTATTACAACAATATTTTTATTACTTATATCCTTTTTATTTATACCAAAAAAAGAAATTATTGAAGTTCCTATAATCTATCAAATAAATGGCCCAAATATTGATAATATAATTAGTAATTATAGACCAAAATTTGTAATTTTAGATTATTCAAAAGATGGGACAGATGAAAAAAAGTTTACACATGATGATATAAATAAATTAAAAATTTTAGATATTATTCCTTTAGCCTATTTGAGTATAGGTGAAGCAGAGGATTATAGATATTATTGGAAAGATGAATGGGATGAAAATCCTCCTTCATGGATAGATGGAGAAAATCCCAATTGGCCAGGTAATTACAAAGTGAAATATTGGTATGATGATTGGAAAAATATTATTTTTGATTATTTAGATAAAATAATCGCTCAAGGATTCATGGGAGTGTATTTAGATTTAATTGATTCATATAAATTCTGGGCAAAAAATGGATATGATATTGAAGCAACGGCTTCTGAAATGATTAAACTTGTTATTGAAATAGCTGAATATGCTCGTAAAAAAAATCCTATATTTTTAGTTGTTCCACAAAATGGTGAAGATATAATTAAATATGATTATGATAATAAATATATACATACAATATCTGGAATAGGTGTAGAAAGTTTATTTTATAAAAAAACTAAAAAAAATTCTGACGAATATATTAATTCAAGGCTAGAATATATATTAAAAATTAAAAATAATGGAAAATTTGTTCTTGTTACTGATTATGTATATAATCCAAAAAATCCTAATGAAGATATTATTAAAGATTTTATTAATTTATGTAATATTTATGGATTTTATGGTTATCCAGCAAATGTAAATCAAAAATTAAAAGACTTATCTGATGCATTAAAATATTTTAAAGAGGTGAAAGAATGA
- a CDS encoding carbohydrate kinase family protein: protein MFLSIGEVLIDMITDSSSLKNATVFNKYFGGSPANIAINLSNQGINSYLLSTVGEDPFGKYIVDFLKSYSVKTDYLSISPKHNTDIVFVNKSKDTPEFKAYRNASLNLNIPENIDLSKFKIMHISSWAVSETKQYENILNLIKIAKKHNIIIGFDPNYRKLLWHNKYSIIEVLKELGPYVDIIKPSLDDAEHIFGKDGLNNYIKYFNDYNFKNIIFTLGKDGVYVKNNEVEITIPTYATEIIDVTGAGDAVWSGIYTGLLNKLDIIKSTKVGLAFAAEKLKYTGAIAPIDNWKKLTKKYNI, encoded by the coding sequence ATGTTTTTATCAATTGGTGAAGTTTTAATAGATATGATTACAGATTCTTCATCATTAAAAAATGCAACCGTTTTCAATAAGTATTTTGGCGGATCACCTGCAAACATTGCTATTAACCTTTCCAATCAGGGAATTAATAGTTATTTATTATCCACAGTTGGCGAAGACCCTTTTGGAAAATACATTGTTGATTTTTTAAAAAGTTATTCAGTTAAAACAGATTATTTGTCTATTTCCCCTAAACATAATACAGATATAGTTTTTGTGAATAAATCAAAAGATACGCCAGAATTTAAAGCTTATAGAAATGCTTCGTTAAATTTAAACATTCCTGAAAATATTGATTTAAGCAAATTTAAAATAATGCATATTTCATCATGGGCAGTTTCTGAAACTAAACAATATGAAAATATTTTGAATTTAATAAAAATAGCAAAAAAACATAATATAATTATTGGGTTTGATCCAAATTATAGGAAATTGTTGTGGCATAATAAATACTCAATAATTGAAGTTCTTAAAGAACTAGGACCATATGTGGATATTATTAAGCCATCTTTGGATGATGCGGAACATATTTTTGGAAAAGATGGTCTAAATAACTACATTAAATATTTTAATGATTATAATTTCAAAAACATTATTTTTACTTTGGGAAAAGATGGTGTATATGTTAAAAATAATGAGGTAGAAATAACAATTCCTACATATGCAACTGAGATTATTGATGTTACTGGTGCAGGTGATGCAGTATGGTCTGGAATTTATACAGGATTGTTAAATAAATTAGATATTATTAAATCAACAAAAGTTGGATTAGCTTTTGCTGCTGAGAAATTAAAATATACTGGTGCAATTGCTCCTATTGATAATTGGAAGAAATTAACAAAAAAATATAATATATAA
- a CDS encoding nitrilase-related carbon-nitrogen hydrolase produces the protein MKIGLVQFKPELFQIKENVEKGIKLIKNENADLFVFPELAFTGYTFNTKNEVEWVAEDKKGYSIQAFRDLAVSKKINIVFGFVEKYENKFYNSSILLKKDGSYRIYRKTHLFYEEKLFFEKGNTGFWVEDVDGVKVGLAICFDWFFPESFRTLALKGAQIIAHSANLVMPYCQEANKFRSLENRVFIVTSNRWGEEINLLNSNKFTGMSQITNPKGEVLIRLPEKGDKVKVIEIDPSEANNKNLNKYNNIFEDRSPEYYKE, from the coding sequence ATGAAAATAGGATTAGTTCAATTCAAACCAGAACTGTTCCAAATTAAGGAAAATGTTGAAAAAGGAATAAAATTAATAAAAAATGAAAATGCTGATCTTTTTGTTTTCCCCGAATTAGCATTTACTGGATATACTTTTAATACAAAAAATGAAGTTGAATGGGTAGCTGAAGACAAAAAGGGATATTCTATACAAGCGTTTAGAGACTTAGCTGTTTCAAAGAAAATAAACATAGTATTTGGTTTTGTTGAAAAATATGAAAATAAATTTTATAATTCTTCCATTTTATTAAAAAAAGATGGAAGTTATAGAATATACAGAAAAACTCATTTATTTTATGAAGAAAAATTATTTTTTGAAAAAGGTAATACTGGTTTTTGGGTTGAAGATGTTGATGGCGTAAAAGTAGGATTAGCTATTTGTTTTGATTGGTTTTTTCCTGAATCTTTTAGAACTTTAGCTTTAAAAGGGGCACAAATTATTGCTCATAGTGCAAATTTAGTAATGCCTTATTGTCAAGAAGCAAATAAATTTAGATCTTTAGAAAATAGAGTTTTTATTGTTACCTCAAATAGGTGGGGAGAAGAAATTAACTTATTAAATTCTAATAAATTCACTGGAATGAGCCAAATAACTAATCCAAAAGGCGAGGTTTTAATTAGACTTCCTGAAAAAGGAGATAAAGTTAAAGTTATAGAAATTGATCCGAGCGAAGCTAATAACAAAAATTTAAATAAATATAATAATATTTTTGAAGATAGAAGTCCCGAATATTACAAGGAGTGA
- a CDS encoding 5-formyltetrahydrofolate cyclo-ligase: MKDVIRKALLKKRKELPEEEYAKKSMIILENIRNTINNFNYNNIAMYYPFRKEVNILPLLEIIKEKNIFFPKIVGNDMIFVKISSMNDFEKGKFGIMEPIGNYYSNNIDVFLIPGVAFDMKFYRLGYGGGYYDRYFSKHKRGFLIGIAFDFQVVEELPSFEHDIKMDMIITENRILKGE; this comes from the coding sequence ATGAAAGATGTTATTAGAAAAGCTTTATTAAAAAAAAGAAAAGAACTACCCGAAGAAGAATATGCTAAAAAAAGTATGATTATTTTAGAAAATATTAGAAATACCATTAATAATTTTAATTATAATAACATTGCAATGTATTATCCATTTAGAAAAGAAGTAAATATTTTGCCTCTATTAGAAATTATAAAAGAAAAAAATATCTTTTTCCCCAAGATTGTTGGTAATGATATGATTTTTGTAAAAATATCATCTATGAATGATTTTGAAAAAGGTAAATTTGGTATTATGGAACCAATCGGAAATTATTATAGTAATAATATAGATGTGTTCTTAATACCAGGCGTTGCTTTTGATATGAAATTCTATCGCTTAGGTTATGGTGGCGGTTATTATGATAGATACTTTTCTAAACATAAACGAGGATTCCTAATTGGAATTGCCTTTGATTTTCAAGTCGTTGAAGAACTACCTTCATTTGAACATGATATAAAGATGGATATGATAATCACAGAAAACAGAATACTGAAGGGTGAATAA